The sequence TTTAGATATGTAATGTGTTCAACAGttctatgtaaaaaacaaaggggaatatttttgtggaatatttagCCCTCTAACTCCTCAAACGATGGACCTCTCTTGTCGGTTTTGTGGGAAAAGACCAAAAATACTCACGACAAAGAGATTAACGGGTTACAATGTAATAGAAAACTATTTGCCAAAAAATGTTACTATAGGTGTGTCAAAACACCTAAgctcaaaattcaacttaaatgccataaaaagtgaaaaaggtaCGGTAATACGGAcacatgttaattttttttatttcagtagcgtagctgaaaaaattgtatttgaaataCGCTCATTGGTGATACCTACTTTTATGCAATGGCGATtggattaaggggttaggggtagtcagaggcccgaataaattatgattttcaataattgtttttttttgctagtcaattgctttattttacaaatatacaaacaaaaaatagcattaATACAACATGTTTCgatttgactttagcaaaatttcaaaaacaaaaaaaaaataataataattgtagaagttataggTGTTTGCGTGGAGCCCGTTTcgccagaagtcccttgcggttatcatcacaagtccttataaataaattcatctaaaatcaatcggacaagagaaattagttttattaacagATACTCTTatgtcttttttttcaaaattaacaatattgtggcttcaggaaatattttttcagattttcgagaaaaaacccgacaattaattgtttaaaaaaatcgaaatttttgaaaaaaatccttcgatcaggcacgcgttttttatgtttttcaaaagcagtataaattttattgaaatctaccaagcggtttttaagttacagtgatcaccagttcaaaaaacatagttttgagaaaaacgcattaaaagttttgctatcgagcgcccgagcaccctttgttaattgttgaataactcgaaaagtatttgtcggcattttcacaaaatatttttaacatgaaaaattattattaacatgaaaatctttattggtGACCTTCACGCGCTCCCtttcttgtctgtttgtatactgcagctgcctagttcccaggtatcaaatatgattgacatactacgccatttgcaaaaactataaatcttccgatagcgGAATAGTAATAGTAAAATAGTAATTTATGTTGCCTAGTGTAGTTAGATTATTcatgttttctttatttatttattttattaggtCAATTTTTTCCCCATACTTTGTTTCGGCGTCTGAAGTATTCTACTGGCAATTCTGAGCAAAAAAGTTCATACAAGCATAGTTCTAAAATGGCTTCGAGCCtcctcatttttaattttagctttttcgtttttatattgtataatattatgataatattattgtactattttgttaaacttttgttttttggtcgaaaatgtttttggtgttgttctttttatatgtatttttaaaatttctttcagtaCTGGCCTAACCCACAGCTTTTCGATCCTCAAAGGTTTGCGCCTGAAAATCTACCTTCTATTCAACCAATGACCTACTTACCGTTTGGTGCGGGTCCACATGGCTGTATTGGCAGTCGACTTGGAATACTACAAGTAAAATTAGGATTAATATTTATTCTAAGGAGTTATCGTGTTGAAGTATGTGAGCAAACACTTACCAAAATTCAATTCGATTCGAAACGTTTTATGCTAGAAGCGAATGGGAGGCTATACTTGAAGTTTGTCAAGgaagaataaatttaataagaacaaaataataaatctgtaagcgaaaaatatgtatatatttacactCGCTGCtgtgttatttttctttttataaataattaactataacgtacaaaaataaaaaaaaaattgcacttaTAGTAAAGTTCCACAATCACatgataacaaaaaattactcAATATATGCCACAAACACCGTTAAGCAACTGTTAATATACTTAGATATTAATTAATGTAGGTATAAGAAATTTTAAGCTTAAAATCATACATCTCTTAAACTCAACGAACTCGACCTCAAAATAATGGGTCGCGCACTATGTTCAAGTGTATACCTCCCAAAACGTGTAATATAACGGCACTTGGACTTAATTCAATTTCCCTCGGCGTCTTATCACAGGGGGTCACATAATGATTGCGATAAAAGTAGAGCAGTCCAACTTTTGTTTGTAACAGTGCGAAGCGTTCGCCTAAACAAGTATGCGGGCCAAGGCCGAATGGCATATAGGCGCTCAAGTTGTTGTCTTCCTTATTTTCAGGTAGAAAACGATTGGGATAAAATTTTTCGGGATCTTTGAAGTActgtgtaaaaaatataaaaaagattcgaatataaaaaatttcaaaataaaatttaaaaaatttcgaatataaaaaacatcttaaataaaatttagaaaatttcaaatataaatttataaaattaatatatataaatttaagaaattccGAATCTTAATTGTAATTTACACTTAACTTCAGTTAAGCATCGcatttaaatatctaaaaatacgAACAGTTTTGTTATTGACATTTAGCAAACTTAACAGAGCTTTTAACTACAATTAAGTTTTTGGGGAAAATAGGCTATTAGCTGAAGGAGCTAACAAACTTTGCTCTAAATCCCAGGTTTAAGACTTAAACCACaaatatgattttaaaaatgaacaaaaagtaagaaaagaacgagtgtagatatttttattttaattaaaaagctcACCTGCGGATCCATGTGCATGGCGTGACTCGGTACGAAGATAGGCATATCTAAAGGTATATTAAAATCGACGCCGTATTCCTTCAATGAATAACCGGCTTCACCTGCTTTCGGCGTGCATGTGCGATCAAGGAAAGGCAATGGTGGATAAATGCGTAGCACCTCCTTTAGAATATTATCCAAATATTTCAGACCCATTATCAATTCGTAGGTCACTTTGCCGTTGTTATTCAGCACTGCTTCGCGTATCTCTTCGCGCAAACGGCGCTGCATATCCGGATGACGAGCCATTTCGTACATTGTAAATGACAAGGTCATTGATGAGGTCTCGAAGCCAGCCGAGAAGAAAATAGCTGCCTGTGCTGCCAAAGCATCTCGCTGCAAAAGGAATGGCTTTTTGCCTTCTTTCAATTCCACTTCCGCTTCGCGTCGAAGTTTAATCAAAATATCGATGAGATCATTGCGAACAATACCACTTTTAATGCGCTCTTCCATTACATTATTGATAGTTTTGCGCAAAAACTTTGTAACCGATGCGGAGAATACTTTGACATGGAATATTGTAGTCAAAATTGGTATGAAAAAGATAGCTTTGAACTCTAATGAACGAAACCAACTGAAGGTGAAAATTTGCTTTCCATTCTTACGAAAAGTACCGTTAGGATTTTGAAGACTGTTGCTTTTGACGCCATAAGCAGTAACTGCAATCACATCGGTTGTATATAATGAATTTGACTCCTTTATTTCGAGCACAGTCGATTTGGTTTCCGAATCCATTTTCAAAGTACAGAGATAGTTGTCGTATTGCTGAGCCATCTACAGATATGAGTGGAAAACCAATTGTAATGTTTTTAAACTGTTGCTTCtaacaaataaatttcatattactATTGcgtatatgtacacatgtacggGTATATGTTTATTAGGGCGGGTctcatcagaattcgttttagaagtatggttccttcggaaaagtttcttattttgatccctagaatacgattttcacagagcaatgggcgatttttttgcctccccacaaatcgacccggcctaattttatgtatatataatatatacaatatatataatctATATTATATAAGTTAACACGCTGCAGTCGCATTTACAGCGACGCTCCCACGGCTGCGCGCTACACGTGCCGCAGTGtcagcatatttttatttcataattaccTGCAATAGAACATTCCCACGATCGGTTGCAACACACGCATTGCATAAGGGACCAAGCCGGCATTCGGCAATCCGACACTCTTGCCAAGGCCATGGCCAATAGCGTACGCATTAGAATATAACGGTGTCAGCACTAATCATTTCACACGATTGTGAAATGATACTCATATTGTACCTGTGGGAAGTCAAGGCAAAGGTTGGTCTCAGACGTCTCATAGGTGTAAAGGGAGCGGCGGTCACTTCAAGCGAGCAGTCGAGATCGGGACGGGCTACTCATCATTACTTAATACTTAATTAAGAATATTATAAGCTAAtgaaattagaattttattaaaatgtaatttataaaaaagcaagTGTTTCCTTACTGGGCAGCTggcccaatatttttttcagtgctACGGACAAGAAGTCTTATATATAATCTATTAGAGTGGGTTATAGTTTTTGTCTACTTTGTTTCGGTGACTAATGTATTCTACATGCAATTATAAACAAGAAAGTCGAGGGAACCATAACTCCGATATGCATTTCGAGACTCCTTATttctaaatagaaaaaataaataaatggcgcatacacttctgttaggcgtttggccgagctcctcctcctatttgtggtgtacgtccgTTTCCATGAAacggagtgacctacagttttacgccgactccgaatggcaaatggtttttatgaggagctttttcaaggtaaaaatacactcggaggtttgccattgcctgacgggGGCGACCGCAATAAGAAAAAACTGTTagcagtcacgcaccagcccattcgacTATGGCGGTCGGCTTATTTTTAATGTACTTATTAATCCCCAGCCATTTGCGTTTTCACATTTCTCAGAAGAAAGTTTATGTACATTTGGTTTTGGGTAccagaaattaatttttgatgtttattttgctaaaaaccaTACGCTAAAGAGTTTGACATTGCAAGTTCATTCAAAATTACTATTTTCTAAACAATGAAATCGgccaattttaactaaaaaaaatataaatggtaaTCATTCTATTTGAAATTAATCAAAAGAAATGTTAAGCAACATAAAAGTATTTCATAACAAACAACTCGAAAATGAATTACTATATTcactataatataaataaataaataaaaattttcacaataatATTGCACTGACTGacttaatgtttttttcgaatttggtttttttaattttagtttaagtaaaaaatttaaaattgcataGTTTTTCATCATCGTCGTTTCTTTAATCTTCTATTGGAGCAATTTTtagtaaaacataaaaacaaagcacCAAAATCTTTACCCCCCTTCTATTCATTTTGCCCGTAATTATTGTATCGAAATTCCTAAGGAAGAGATTATCAAACAGTTAGTacgtttaattttttcacaaaataaaatttaaaaaaatagtttaggaAAAGTGTATATAAGTAAAACGTTatgtcaaaatttcataaaataaatttggaaagCACTGAAAACTTATGTGTACACttaattttttcggaaaaaaacttattttcaagtaaaatttcgtttaaaaaGTGAATCTAAttaacaaatttgtttaaatattaaaagatcttttgaaatttgattttaggaaaaatttaatacttaagaaaaaataactttttagaaTGGCTAGGCTAGGTTATGGCGGTAGTCGGTccgtacgaccaactcacttacacCTTATAGGTCacttgtgataccactgtgcgccacgagaaccttgtttatttatcttcatgaaaccattttgaggctctgAAGCGCAAGATTAGCCTaatccccacgccagacagttctgtaagagaattgaaaaagtgtttacctagacaacctgctctgatttcagcgaagtgctcaactgttcaacttctacaatattcatgggagaatttttttaggaaacaaatttattttttaaaaatatgagttTTATGAAATATGAGAAAGAAAATAtctcttatttaaaaaaagggtttttcaataagaggtgttattggaGGTCTTTTCCGGTAAAAAatcaatagtttcgttgcttgtgtggcacgtagcgccgacttgttaaaaataaacgttgtccagatcaataccatccaattccggccataaaaaatcgttaatcatctctcgatagcgcaatccattcaccgtaactgttgctccagcttcattttcgaaaaagtaaagtcCAATGACACCGCCGGACTATAAACcacaaacagtcacacgttgaggatagagaggcttttcaacaataactcttggattttctgagccccagatctgacaattttgcttattgacgcagccaccgaggtggaaatgggactcatcactcaagatgatttttcgatggaattccggataattttcatgcatttcaacgacccaatcagcaaagacacgacgttgttgatgatcggccggcttgagttcttgtgttaactggactttataaaccttaagacccaaatctttgtGCAAAATACGGtttaatgacgtttgtggaatgcctaattccaaagaacgacgaggaatggacaaacctgggttttcttcaacacttttggCTACAACAGTAATATTTTCGGCTGCACGGGTTttgttcttcacatcactaacttgtctcaacagctcgaattttttcaccaatttctataTTGCGGTCCgccaaggtgcttcacgatgacccaaaaatgttcgagttttacgaatcgtctcttccaaattttcaccatttttatagtgaatttgaataatttcaatgcACTGTTTAaccgtgtatcgttccatttttattagtgGCGTAGTTTCTaaatgtcaaatatcaaaaaatgacagcttcaaaagtgacatctaccgaaatagcgggctatttacaataacacctgttattggaaaaccctaaaaaaaaacaaatggaaacaaaaattttgatccAAATTTCTGCGTCAAAGAgtttaaagaaaacttaatatttacaaaaccaaaattttcggcgctcaattttaatttttcaacaagaaagttttagaaaataaataaaaataaaacattgaaCAAATTCTTATTGCATtgacattttctaaaaaactttCTCCTAagcaataattaagaaaaaattattacattagtTTGCTGAAAAACAAATCCATAATTTTGGagtaaaatttttgtgcaaatggtttaaaatgttttatggtcgatctttagctcctgggcgattatttctttggttTTATCGACATTAACGACATTTGCTTGAACAAAAAGAATACCCGAACGGAATCGGCGAAACATAATTAGGTGTTACAGTCCCGCCATCATAAACActtttcacaatttcagcggcttgGCTTGAATTTTCacctttatgaaataaaaactgtaaaatgtaccgagttTCTCTTTTTTTACTTCCATTGATAACGCCCTGTAACTTGACTAACCAAACCTACCAGATATCGACACTACAACCATCTACcaggaaaataatggatttatttttatcCAAACTACTATTTCCAcaagaataatatttatttaagagtAATAAGAAACAACaacgctaataaaaaaaaaaaacgcacatcaaaaaaacgtaaatttttacaattttttagtaaaacacgaaaattttaattttgagccaaattttataggaaaaattaattttttttaactaacccATTTCTTGACCTTTTAATTGAAAAGTATTTTCTGGCCTATATTGattgtttttatacaaatgtatgtatgtgcttggcCGAGTTTCTGGTTTTTATGCgaagctttttcacggcagaaatacagtgGTAGAATTGCATTGCCCTCCATGAGGCGCtcactattagaaaacactttttccatCATTTCATGTTTCACGCCTAGACTGAGTACTGTAGTTGTGAGCAACGCCACATGTCAGCCATATACAAACCAACTCAGATCGGAGCTGGGCTTTATCTTTTCCTGATCGGAAgttccacttttttatttattttttacttctacTCATTGGCACTGCCTTAACTTTTCCTCACTTAGTATGTGCGTTGGTATGGTGAGTATATGaatctgtatgtgtatgtagatatgcattTACCTCCTGCATCAGTGGAAACATTTGCTTCATTCTGCCACTGCTGAAAACTGGCGACAGCTTGGTCCGTAACTCCTTCCATACGGGATTCTTGGCAAAGAACACATTATCCGAACCCATCGAGTCGAAGTGGGGATCGGCAGAAGCATGACGATTTGAGAAATAATTATTATCTTTAATCAACACCCTTTTGACCAGCTCTAGATCGCGCACTAACAATGCGGGCTTATTACAACAATATATGCCAATGATAGGGAGATCTTTGGCCTTTTCATGTTGGTACAAATACTGGAACCACGCACAAGAATCACACTCTGATTTGAGGATGCCtttgaaattgccaaaaatcatcGCAGGCTCAATATAAGGTACTCGATGACGGCGCCAATATGTATATTGATATTGCAGGCAAAGGTAAATGGCAAGGGTGATGAATGCCAAAGTGGCCAGGATCTCGGTAACGTGGGCGGTTAACGCCCCCGCAATGCCCGACAAAACATCGAAAACGAACATTTTACGACTTTTTTGTTGTGGTtaggaaatataataaatatatcccTACTCACACCGTTTGAAATAACAAATTATTCATGTAAATATTCCCCACATAGCACATCTCCGGCGCGTTAAGTGAACTAAGTGCGAGTGGAGGGCTTCTAAGTGCTTTTATACCAACATTAACTGCTTTGAGACAtaacacatacatgtatatgtacatacatagcagAATCGAGAGTATCACTAGAATGCACTAAGTTTGCCAATAGTTATAAGTGAATAAGTTTAATTAATGAAGTGGTTGATAGCGCACCCCACATCCTATAGCTGCAACAACCTAAAGCTTTACTCAACGAAGTGCAGAGCAAATCAAATATAGGATGGTACATCGAACTAAGGcatattcattaaaggtggtgtcactagaccaacaaccatgttttgtacgtttgattgtcaaagcaaagtattggcaaagtataAAACAAAGatcgaattcgccttgtttcattctgagttGACAGCctcatggacacggcgaaagaaaaaaacatatcagctgatttaccaacaccacctttaatagattcgccttgaattTGAACTATCAATTCGCTTTGACAGTTAAAATAATATACGTGAGGTGCCAGAAAtttggtttatattaataaatttaaaagtgcgATCGCTGATCGTTTTTCACTtgaacaaattttgtatatatcaaggcgaattgaataaCTAAGGTGACGCCTTCCGaaaacttttactttatttttagcaattttgacAAAGTGCATGACGCAtgaaagcaaataaacaaaacaaactagAGAAACGGGAGAAATTACCATACATATTTCTAAAAtgcagtgaatggcttggtaatattgtgatttatgACATTTAGAcgaaacaaactaatgaaaccAAAGgcccgcgtgttaaattgtgaaagggCGAGTTAAAAAATTGGCCAAATTACAGTTTACCAGGGTTTTTGTAGTTTCTATTGCATTGGCCTACTGGTCCACTTCTCAAACAAGTAATTTACCTTTTGTTTACATATTCTCATGACGTCGCAGCGTCATTTGGTATATATTACATAAGAAGCATtcgaaaatattcgaaaatcgAAAATTAGCTGAAATTGACCACCTAGaagttttgatttgatttcaatTGACTATACAGAGACAATTCAAGCGTTGAAACTTAAAATACCATGGGCGAAATAACTGCCGCAACAAGCGAAAACGTAGTGAAAAATTAGCAAGATAAGTCTtcccaataaaaacaaaaatttctgaaaaatattcttgcttgttttacaccctttttttaccactctctttccatctaaggaagaatggaacaaGGGATTCCTCTAAACAACTTTGACACTACAGTCGATatagatggcagtaaaatagACTGTggaattgataaattttttgtggtgttggagcaggtatatattctcacaaacttaaaattgagaaatcttagGCATCAACAACCTATTACGGTTCTTAAACCACACAGACTGGATacagtcatgctgtaaataacgttaaacaagttggtaacgaggatgtggcaacaaaatggtgcggaagcgctagttggattctggaagaatcaccactttaaccaaccaaccaacgccctttggatgcttggccgagctgctccttctatttgtggtgtgtgtcttgatggtttccacaattggagggaccAACAATTTTATGCCGCCCCCAAACGGCTTTTATGAGCAGCTgtttttaatcaattaattaattatctTCAATTCCGCTAGATGAACCACCctgtgtacgtacatatgtacggtatagatttatttggtttatataaataatatatgtatatgctatATGTGTAGCCATAAAAATAGGTACATACAGATATTCAATTGTgtgtggtttttatttcatattatagATTAATATAggattcggccgccgtagccgaatgggttggtgcgtgattaccattcggaattcaccgagaggtcgttagttcgaatctcggtgaaggcaaaattaataaaaaaaaaaaaacatttttctaatagcggtcgcccctcggcaggcaatggcaaacctccgagtgtatttctgccatgaaaaagctcctcataaaaatatctgccgttcggagtcggcttgaaactgtaggtccctccatttgttgaacaacatcaacacgcacaccacaaataggaggaggagctcggccaagcacctaacagaagtgtacgcgccaattatttatttatttttattataggaaacataaataataacacaggtctgcaaaaaaatgggttcggaatattctataaaagtgtagtgtcattttcgaagtaactttttgcgtagaatccgaatccggggtttaaattgctctatcacgtcaggactttgagatatcctaacccaaaagtgcaaaaaacgctgtttttgcccatttttgaggttatgtagctacgaagattttgctcttcataaaaaagtagacgtggtattttaaattataagtcttcctcttttaaatgccgttgagtttgctcaaatatcttaatttttaactgagatatcgcattttgaagtttttttttattttttttgtgcgactatgtaatcgaccgtatcacgtctcatgttatctcaatggattttcgaatatcgaaaaattcacaaacatggaaactgaacaagaaatgattttttcgtttactgttgctatattaaaaatCCTGTGGATGTgatcatttttcgtgtacctgcCAGACATGGTCAAAGTTCGAAGAATCTTCGATTGTTGTCGAtggatttttattataaaatactaCAAAATTACATCATAACTGGTCTTTTAAATTCACAACGGAGCAGTgataccatttaaaaaaaaacgaaatagttttgaatttttccgaGCGGCGCAAGGAAATCGACAGACAAATGCAGCACACCTATTTTAATGgccatgtgtgtgtatgtatatataagtatatgtaaagTATCTACTTGTGGCGATACATATCCATCCTCTGCTGCGTACGATGATTAGCTATTAGACTAAGATAAATTAACTGCAGTTTAGTATGTTTTTTTACTCGTATATGCACGTGCCCTTAGATTTACCGCGAGTTTGCGGGAAAATGTCATAATCAAAgcacacacaaaaaacaaacaaaaagtaggCGTGTAAAGTTTTCAATTGCTATGCATTTACTAttgtttcttattatatttattgcttGTAAAGAAATCAGGAGAATTCAGTACGTTATCTTAGAGATGCATACAAATGCAGTAAACTTACCAATAATTCGTATTCTTATGCGTACAACAAAACAGAGTCGATATAATAAACTACTTGTGATAAAACAAtttctacaaggtggcgccaaattaatc is a genomic window of Anastrepha ludens isolate Willacy chromosome 6, idAnaLude1.1, whole genome shotgun sequence containing:
- the LOC128867201 gene encoding uncharacterized protein LOC128867201; amino-acid sequence: MFVFDVLSGIAGALTAHVTEILATLAFITLAIYLCLQYQYTYWRRHRVPYIEPAMIFGNFKGILKSECDSCAWFQYLYQHEKAKDLPIIGIYCCNKPALLVRDLELVKRVLIKDNNYFSNRHASADPHFDSMGSDNVFFAKNPVWKELRTKLSPVFSSGRMKQMFPLMQEMAQQYDNYLCTLKMDSETKSTVLEIKESNSLYTTDVIAVTAYGVKSNSLQNPNGTFRKNGKQIFTFSWFRSLEFKAIFFIPILTTIFHVKVFSASVTKFLRKTINNVMEERIKSGIVRNDLIDILIKLRREAEVELKEGKKPFLLQRDALAAQAAIFFSAGFETSSMTLSFTMYEMARHPDMQRRLREEIREAVLNNNGKVTYELIMGLKYLDNILKEVLRIYPPLPFLDRTCTPKAGEAGYSLKEYGVDFNIPLDMPIFVPSHAMHMDPQYFKDPEKFYPNRFLPENKEDNNLSAYMPFGLGPHTCLGERFALLQTKVGLLYFYRNHYVTPCDKTPREIELSPSAVILHVLGGIHLNIVRDPLFYSKSTANTAMWTRTKRFSTVHDSATNAMWLESLLLFLLLCCLLLLWLRYHYDYWNRHQVPQLRPTYGVGLLGGLFSMQRSPAEFVQSLYNHPDARHRPFVGVHVFNEPAILLREPELIKRILVKDFSKFSDRFSNSDCKGDPLGSLNLFFLRNPSWKEVRFKLSPFFTSGKLKHMLPLVEEVGRELDKYLLSQSIECYAANSFTMEMKELCALYTTDVIATVAYGVQANCFKNPNGEFRRHGRAVFKFSVRRSLEFMVVFFMPHLVPYLKFKVVPPTSSEFLRSTINYVMEQRELSGLKRNDLIDILIEFKNSTKNKNTPHGLIFEGDILVAQAALFFTAGFESSSATMSFALYELAKQPDLQQRVRDEISEGLTRTAGKISHEFIDSLQYMQMVIDEVLRLYPPLPFLDRQCTEQEGYSLEPFHNFRMPQGMPVYIPVYGLHMDPEFYPEPEKFDPERFAPRNKKNLKPYAYMPFGLGPHGCIGERFAMMQTKIGLTYFLLNHKVTTCERTKIPMQLDRKAVVVQAEGGIYLNVVRSPLINCRRLFG